A region of Streptomyces paludis DNA encodes the following proteins:
- a CDS encoding enolase C-terminal domain-like protein: MEIISVEARHIARSMWGDFWQQQKSVRGPSPMNGFPRRGDGWSWYTWPQGVVVVRVTLADGTTGIGYSEDGIGAATLMVNGHLGRIATGLDARATEQIWEQLYRSSIVYGRKGAAIEAISALDIAVWDAVGKSLGQPVYQLLGGHHGRPVRAYASKVQPDDDPAEVRRMARDYADRGYTGVKANWPYGPADGRRGLLANLRHIETIRGELPDEVELMSDAYMGWDRAFAVEMLRGLAGMGLRWVEEPLIPDDVAGHAMLRELGLVPIATGEHEFTRYGFQTLIDAGAADVLQPDVHRVGGITELRRVCQMASGAGLDVIPHVYSAATLHVVLSQPGCTWIEHLTNPSYWGRDQRVEPLFLGEPAVTDGAPELPTEPGIGLRINVKALPELSDWA; the protein is encoded by the coding sequence GTGGAGATCATCAGCGTCGAAGCACGGCACATCGCCCGCTCGATGTGGGGCGACTTCTGGCAGCAGCAGAAGAGCGTCCGGGGGCCGAGCCCGATGAACGGCTTCCCCCGCCGGGGCGACGGCTGGTCCTGGTACACCTGGCCGCAGGGCGTCGTGGTCGTCCGGGTCACGCTCGCCGACGGCACCACCGGAATCGGCTACTCGGAGGACGGCATCGGCGCCGCCACCCTCATGGTCAACGGACACCTCGGGCGCATCGCGACCGGACTGGACGCGCGGGCGACCGAGCAGATCTGGGAGCAGCTGTACCGGTCATCGATCGTGTACGGGCGCAAGGGCGCCGCGATCGAGGCCATCAGCGCCCTCGACATCGCGGTCTGGGACGCGGTCGGCAAGTCGCTGGGGCAGCCGGTGTACCAGCTGCTCGGCGGCCACCACGGCCGGCCGGTCCGCGCGTACGCCAGCAAGGTCCAGCCGGACGACGACCCGGCCGAGGTCCGGCGCATGGCCCGCGACTACGCCGACCGCGGCTACACCGGCGTCAAGGCGAACTGGCCGTACGGTCCGGCCGACGGCCGCCGGGGGCTGCTCGCCAACCTCCGCCACATCGAGACCATCCGCGGCGAACTGCCCGACGAGGTCGAGCTGATGAGCGACGCCTACATGGGCTGGGACCGCGCCTTCGCCGTCGAGATGCTGCGCGGGCTGGCCGGCATGGGGCTGCGCTGGGTCGAGGAGCCGCTGATCCCCGACGATGTCGCGGGCCACGCGATGCTCCGCGAGCTGGGCCTGGTGCCCATCGCGACCGGCGAGCACGAGTTCACCCGGTACGGCTTCCAGACCCTCATCGACGCCGGCGCCGCCGATGTGCTCCAGCCCGATGTGCACCGGGTCGGCGGGATCACCGAGCTGCGGCGGGTCTGCCAGATGGCCTCCGGCGCCGGACTCGACGTCATCCCGCACGTCTACTCCGCGGCCACGCTCCATGTGGTGCTCTCCCAGCCCGGCTGCACCTGGATCGAACACCTCACCAACCCGTCCTACTGGGGGCGCGACCAGCGGGTCGAGCCGCTGTTCCTCGGCGAACCGGCGGTGACCGACGGCGCTCCCGAGCTGCCGACCGAGCCCGGGATCGGTCTGCGGATCAATGTGAAGGCACTGCCGGAACTGTCCGACTGGGCCTGA
- a CDS encoding IclR family transcriptional regulator: MSQTVARAIEIIGFVSRTPRSLGEIAEMLGVHKSTALRLLQTLEEGGFVRRLPEGGYAMGFQLIAYGQLALDQVEARSLARPVLQELNERYGHTVHLGELVGDGVIYVDKIDGRGSVAMGSRIGLPAQTHTAGVAKVITAHQDEATRNRILDHATFERYTPKTITSRSALEAELDLTRSRGWAEDDGEHEDYINCVALPVFDARGRATHGISITALSAAAPLTELRGHIDEFRAAAQRISKRLGWRGDEHGHR, translated from the coding sequence ATGTCGCAGACCGTCGCGCGCGCCATTGAGATCATCGGATTCGTCTCGCGCACCCCCCGCTCCCTTGGCGAGATCGCCGAGATGCTCGGCGTCCACAAGTCGACCGCGCTGCGCCTCCTCCAGACCCTGGAGGAGGGAGGCTTCGTCCGCCGGCTGCCCGAGGGCGGCTACGCGATGGGCTTCCAGCTCATCGCGTACGGCCAGCTCGCGCTGGACCAGGTCGAGGCCCGCTCACTGGCCCGCCCGGTCCTCCAGGAGCTGAACGAACGGTACGGACACACCGTCCACCTCGGTGAACTCGTCGGGGACGGCGTCATCTACGTCGACAAGATCGACGGACGCGGCAGCGTCGCCATGGGCTCCCGGATCGGGCTGCCCGCCCAGACCCACACCGCCGGCGTGGCGAAGGTCATCACGGCCCACCAGGACGAGGCGACCAGGAACCGCATCCTCGACCACGCGACCTTCGAGCGCTACACCCCCAAGACCATCACCAGCCGGTCCGCGCTCGAAGCGGAGCTGGATCTGACCCGGTCCCGGGGGTGGGCCGAGGACGACGGCGAGCACGAGGACTACATCAACTGCGTCGCGCTGCCCGTGTTCGACGCCCGGGGCCGGGCCACCCACGGCATTTCGATCACCGCGCTCAGCGCCGCCGCACCCCTGACCGAACTGCGCGGGCACATCGACGAGTTCCGCGCCGCCGCGCAGCGGATCTCGAAACGACTCGGATGGAGAGGAGACGAACATGGCCACCGATGA
- a CDS encoding 2-hydroxyacid dehydrogenase — MRVVVTDENVGPYLRDSAELAARSVELVPLPFADRPRLLAGLGRADACVSVHFDAECAGAIGPGFRFLQITAAGTDHVPLDRLPGRVAVANAYGHGRSIAEHVLMVTLAARRQLLWRDAELRQGRWRTRMTDPTAPVFTTLPGTVVGIIGLGHIGRAVARLCRAAGMRPIGVRRSARGRDTADPDLEWTDGMAALDELTDACDVLVIACPLTEETRGIIDAARLRRLGARGTLVNVGRGAVVDERALYEALRDGTIAAAALDVWTTPATAPPGTAAPSPHPFTELDNVIVTPHCSGTADNTYQDRAAEVIENLLRRLDGADPRNLVQGGAPR, encoded by the coding sequence ATGCGTGTCGTCGTCACCGACGAGAACGTCGGACCGTATCTGCGCGACAGCGCGGAGCTGGCCGCCCGCTCCGTCGAACTGGTCCCGCTGCCCTTCGCCGACCGGCCCCGGCTGCTCGCCGGACTCGGCCGCGCGGACGCCTGCGTCAGCGTCCACTTCGACGCGGAGTGCGCCGGCGCGATCGGCCCCGGCTTCCGCTTCCTCCAGATCACGGCGGCCGGGACGGACCATGTGCCCCTCGACCGGCTCCCCGGCCGGGTCGCGGTCGCCAACGCCTACGGCCACGGCCGCTCCATCGCCGAACACGTCCTCATGGTCACCCTCGCCGCCCGCCGCCAACTGCTCTGGCGCGACGCCGAGTTGCGCCAGGGACGCTGGCGCACCCGGATGACCGACCCCACCGCGCCCGTCTTCACCACCCTGCCCGGCACCGTCGTCGGCATCATCGGCCTCGGCCACATCGGCCGGGCCGTCGCCCGGCTCTGCCGCGCGGCCGGTATGCGGCCCATCGGCGTACGGCGCTCCGCGCGGGGGCGCGACACCGCCGACCCGGACCTGGAGTGGACCGACGGCATGGCCGCGCTCGACGAACTGACCGACGCCTGCGACGTGCTCGTCATCGCCTGCCCGCTCACCGAGGAGACCCGCGGCATCATCGACGCCGCCCGGCTCCGCCGGCTGGGCGCGCGCGGCACGCTGGTCAACGTGGGCCGGGGAGCCGTGGTGGACGAGCGCGCGCTGTACGAGGCGCTGCGCGACGGGACCATCGCCGCCGCCGCGCTCGACGTCTGGACCACCCCGGCGACCGCCCCGCCCGGCACCGCCGCGCCGTCCCCCCACCCCTTCACGGAGCTGGACAACGTCATCGTGACCCCCCACTGCTCGGGCACCGCCGACAACACCTACCAGGACCGGGCGGCGGAAGTCATCGAGAATCTGCTCCGCCGGCTCGACGGCGCGGACCCGCGCAACCTCGTCCAGGGCGGCGCGCCCCGATGA
- a CDS encoding amidohydrolase family protein: MSGAVPAGAVQASGGLIDAHHHLWDLSVRDQDWITGPEMAPIARDFTLAELTAEAVAAGVSGTVLVQTVADPGETPELLATAASSELIAGVVGWTDLTAPDVADRLAALRELPGGHKLAGIRHPVQGEADPEWLLRPEVLRGLRAVADAGLAYDLLVYPRQLPAAVRAARLLPGLRLVLDHLGKPPVATGALTPWAGHLRALAALPRTVCKLSGLVTEAAWDGWTAEGLRPYADTALDAFGPGRLMFGSDWPVCRLAATYGEVLAAARTVTDGLSEDERGAVFAGTARRVYGLSRTAASTPAVPAPSGPRPPA, from the coding sequence ATGAGCGGAGCCGTGCCCGCCGGAGCCGTGCAGGCCAGTGGCGGACTGATCGACGCCCACCACCACCTCTGGGATCTGTCCGTACGCGACCAGGACTGGATCACCGGCCCCGAAATGGCCCCCATCGCACGGGACTTCACCCTCGCCGAGCTGACGGCCGAGGCGGTCGCCGCCGGGGTGAGCGGCACGGTCCTCGTCCAGACCGTCGCCGACCCCGGCGAGACCCCCGAACTCCTCGCCACCGCCGCCTCCAGCGAGCTGATCGCGGGCGTCGTCGGCTGGACCGACCTCACCGCGCCGGATGTCGCGGACCGGCTCGCCGCGCTGCGGGAGCTGCCCGGCGGGCACAAGCTGGCCGGCATCCGCCATCCGGTCCAGGGCGAGGCCGATCCCGAGTGGCTGCTCCGCCCCGAGGTGCTGCGCGGGCTGCGCGCCGTGGCCGACGCGGGGCTCGCGTACGACCTGCTGGTGTATCCGCGCCAGCTGCCCGCCGCCGTGCGGGCGGCGCGGCTGCTGCCCGGCCTCCGGCTCGTCCTCGACCACCTGGGCAAGCCGCCCGTCGCCACCGGCGCGCTCACGCCCTGGGCCGGGCACCTCCGGGCGCTGGCCGCCCTGCCCCGTACCGTCTGCAAGCTCTCCGGGCTGGTCACCGAGGCGGCGTGGGACGGGTGGACGGCCGAGGGGCTGCGGCCGTACGCGGACACCGCGCTCGACGCGTTCGGCCCCGGCCGGCTGATGTTCGGCTCCGACTGGCCGGTGTGCCGGCTCGCCGCCACGTACGGGGAGGTGCTGGCGGCGGCCCGTACGGTGACGGACGGGCTGAGCGAGGACGAGCGCGGCGCGGTCTTCGCCGGGACCGCGCGCCGCGTCTACGGGCTCAGCCGGACAGCAGCCTCTACGCCCGCCGTACCGGCTCCGTCCGGCCCCCGGCCGCCCGCGTGA
- a CDS encoding SDR family oxidoreductase, translating to MNHPTGHPVTPGAWVIGGGSGIGRATALRLARDGYRVAVSGRREALLAETVAAITDAGGQAVAVPVDVTDDASVTAAYAAVTAGAAPLEVLVCSAGTNVPNRWWADLTGADFARVVDTNLNAVVRCVLAVLPGFRTAGFGQLIIVSSWAGRHYMSAAGAAYSGSKTALGALVETLNDQEGRSGIRATHLCPGEVDTPILRTRPVPPPDEEIARMLVPADVADVIASVTALPRNVCVNEMVVTPVWNRMYVDHSAYPPSGG from the coding sequence ATGAACCACCCCACCGGTCACCCCGTGACCCCCGGCGCCTGGGTCATCGGCGGCGGCAGCGGCATCGGCCGGGCCACCGCGCTGCGCCTGGCCCGCGACGGCTACCGCGTCGCCGTCTCCGGCCGCCGCGAGGCCCTGCTAGCCGAGACCGTCGCCGCGATCACCGACGCGGGCGGACAGGCCGTCGCCGTACCGGTCGATGTCACCGACGACGCGTCCGTGACGGCCGCGTATGCCGCCGTCACCGCCGGCGCGGCGCCACTGGAGGTGCTCGTCTGCTCGGCCGGGACCAACGTCCCCAACCGCTGGTGGGCCGACCTCACCGGCGCCGACTTCGCCCGGGTCGTCGACACCAACCTCAACGCGGTGGTCCGCTGTGTCCTCGCCGTCCTGCCCGGCTTCCGTACCGCCGGCTTCGGACAGCTGATCATCGTGTCCTCCTGGGCCGGCCGGCACTACATGTCGGCGGCGGGCGCCGCCTACAGCGGCAGCAAGACGGCGCTCGGCGCCCTGGTCGAGACCCTCAACGACCAGGAGGGCCGCTCCGGAATCCGCGCCACCCACCTCTGCCCCGGCGAGGTCGACACCCCGATCCTGCGCACCCGGCCGGTACCGCCGCCCGACGAGGAGATCGCCCGCATGCTCGTCCCCGCCGACGTGGCGGACGTCATCGCCTCCGTCACCGCGCTGCCGCGCAACGTCTGCGTCAACGAAATGGTCGTCACCCCGGTCTGGAACCGGATGTACGTCGACCACAGCGCGTACCCGCCGAGCGGAGGCTGA
- a CDS encoding sugar kinase — protein sequence MTDDARTPRTSPVDVLAIGETMVMVTPRYGGGISADNTFVLRPGGAESNVAALMARLGHTTAWAGAVGDDPFGDLITDALRDQGVDVTLVRRDPRRPTAVYFKHPTADGTEVYYYRTGSAASATHPGDLPAWRTRPARVTHLSGITAALSAPSLALVRRLVADRALGPSTVSFDVNHRPVLWGPGGGAAELLDLARHADIVFTGRDEAQALWGTADARAIRALIPEPAHLIVKDAAVEAVAFTPDGEFRAPARKVEVVDAVGAGDAFAAGWLSGLLDGRDQDTRLRLGHYAASQVLRSPSDHADLPLARHAVELLENGPPHTGTPPVPPIEGQATHVADRRARH from the coding sequence ATGACCGACGACGCCCGCACCCCCCGCACCTCCCCGGTCGATGTGCTCGCCATCGGCGAGACCATGGTCATGGTCACCCCGCGGTACGGCGGCGGGATCAGCGCCGACAACACCTTCGTGCTGCGCCCCGGCGGCGCCGAGTCCAATGTCGCGGCCCTCATGGCCCGGCTCGGACACACCACCGCCTGGGCCGGCGCGGTCGGCGACGACCCCTTCGGCGACCTCATCACCGACGCGCTGCGCGACCAGGGCGTCGATGTGACGCTCGTACGGCGCGATCCGCGGCGCCCCACCGCCGTCTACTTCAAGCATCCGACCGCCGACGGCACCGAGGTCTACTACTACCGGACCGGCTCCGCCGCCTCCGCCACCCACCCCGGCGACCTCCCCGCCTGGCGGACCAGGCCCGCGCGCGTCACCCATCTCTCCGGCATCACCGCCGCCCTCTCCGCGCCCAGCCTGGCCCTTGTCCGCCGGCTCGTCGCCGACCGCGCCCTGGGCCCCTCGACGGTCAGCTTCGACGTCAACCACCGGCCCGTCCTGTGGGGCCCCGGCGGCGGCGCGGCCGAACTCCTCGACCTCGCCCGGCACGCCGACATCGTCTTCACCGGCCGCGACGAGGCGCAGGCCCTCTGGGGCACCGCCGACGCCCGCGCCATCCGCGCGCTGATCCCCGAACCCGCCCATCTCATCGTCAAGGACGCCGCGGTCGAGGCCGTCGCCTTCACCCCCGACGGAGAGTTCCGCGCCCCGGCACGGAAGGTCGAGGTCGTGGACGCCGTCGGGGCCGGCGACGCCTTCGCGGCGGGCTGGCTCAGCGGACTCCTCGACGGCCGCGACCAGGACACCCGGCTGCGCCTCGGCCACTACGCCGCCTCCCAGGTCCTGCGCTCCCCGTCCGACCACGCCGACCTGCCGCTCGCCCGGCACGCCGTCGAACTGCTGGAAAATGGTCCGCCGCACACCGGTACGCCCCCCGTACCGCCGATCGAAGGGCAGGCCACCCATGTCGCAGACCGTCGCGCGCGCCATTGA
- a CDS encoding alpha/beta hydrolase gives MLKSDSRTAVRPALVLDRTAARPRAVVLLLHGGRADSMAAPARLNPAAARMLPFTRAVLKATEGCDVVVGRVRYRHRGWNGSRADAARDALRALDELAQLVGTVPVVLVGHSMGGRAVLAAAGHERVTGVVGLAPWCPPDEPVEQLAGRRVVLLHSDRDRVTDPRGSVELAARARAAGSDACAVLLAGSDHAMLRRARTWHALATGSVTALLGMNPFPEAVGEAFTRAAGGRTEPVRRA, from the coding sequence GTGCTCAAGAGCGACAGCCGAACCGCCGTCCGGCCCGCCCTGGTCCTCGACAGAACGGCCGCGCGGCCCCGCGCCGTCGTCCTGCTGCTGCACGGCGGGCGCGCCGACAGCATGGCCGCGCCCGCCCGGCTGAACCCGGCGGCGGCGCGGATGCTGCCGTTCACCCGCGCCGTGCTGAAGGCCACCGAGGGGTGCGATGTGGTGGTGGGCCGGGTCCGCTACCGGCACCGGGGGTGGAACGGCAGCCGCGCGGACGCGGCGCGCGACGCGCTCCGGGCGCTGGACGAGCTGGCCCAGCTGGTGGGCACGGTCCCGGTGGTGCTCGTGGGGCACTCGATGGGCGGCCGGGCGGTGCTGGCCGCCGCCGGGCACGAGCGGGTGACCGGGGTGGTCGGGCTCGCCCCCTGGTGCCCGCCGGACGAGCCGGTGGAGCAGCTCGCCGGCCGCCGGGTGGTGCTGCTCCACAGCGACAGGGACCGGGTGACGGATCCGCGCGGCAGCGTCGAACTCGCCGCCCGGGCCAGGGCCGCGGGCTCGGACGCCTGCGCCGTGCTGCTCGCCGGCAGCGATCACGCGATGCTGCGCCGGGCCCGTACCTGGCACGCGCTGGCCACCGGCTCGGTCACCGCGCTGCTGGGGATGAACCCGTTCCCCGAGGCGGTGGGAGAGGCGTTCACGCGGGCGGCCGGGGGCCGGACGGAGCCGGTACGGCGGGCGTAG
- a CDS encoding zinc-dependent alcohol dehydrogenase → MDTGTMRAVSWAGAGLLDEREVPIPAVGPGRVLVRVDRVGVCGSDLAILRGQHARAEPGVILGHEFTGTVAAADAPDAPPAGTRVAVRPLIACADRGTVPPCRACASGNSHVCAALGLYGVDEPGGLAEYIAVRAAAVHPVDASVAPGLAALAEPLAVAVHAVARSGLTGGESVAVFGAGPIGLFTALVARHRGAGDIVLVEPNAWRRSVAEEYGFATLDAGPDTPDQIRGRTGGDGADLVFDSAGHPAVALQLTATARIQGTIVVVGVYKSPPAVDLRAVNFAEHRLIGTRVYGRDDFTAAIGLIEADALGLGRLPVRTFPLGESAAAFEAAGRGEGSVKVLIEPGRGTADHRPLGNRDTV, encoded by the coding sequence GTGGACACCGGAACAATGCGTGCCGTCTCGTGGGCCGGGGCCGGCCTGCTGGACGAACGCGAGGTGCCGATCCCGGCCGTGGGTCCCGGCCGCGTCCTGGTCCGGGTGGACCGGGTCGGGGTGTGCGGATCCGACCTGGCGATTCTGCGGGGACAGCACGCGCGGGCCGAGCCCGGTGTGATCCTCGGGCACGAGTTCACCGGCACCGTCGCCGCCGCGGACGCCCCGGACGCGCCCCCGGCGGGGACCCGGGTCGCGGTCCGGCCGCTCATCGCCTGCGCCGACCGCGGGACCGTACCGCCGTGCCGCGCCTGCGCCTCCGGGAACTCGCACGTCTGCGCCGCGCTCGGGCTGTACGGCGTGGACGAGCCCGGCGGACTCGCCGAGTACATCGCCGTGCGGGCCGCCGCCGTCCACCCGGTGGACGCCTCGGTGGCGCCCGGACTCGCGGCGCTCGCCGAACCGCTGGCCGTCGCCGTGCACGCGGTCGCCCGCTCGGGACTGACCGGCGGCGAGTCCGTCGCGGTCTTCGGCGCGGGCCCGATCGGGCTCTTCACCGCACTCGTCGCCCGGCACCGCGGCGCCGGGGACATCGTCCTCGTCGAACCCAACGCCTGGCGGCGCTCGGTCGCCGAGGAGTACGGCTTCGCCACCCTGGACGCCGGGCCGGACACCCCGGACCAGATCCGCGGCCGTACGGGAGGCGACGGCGCCGACCTCGTCTTCGACTCGGCCGGGCACCCGGCCGTCGCGCTCCAGCTGACCGCGACCGCGCGCATCCAGGGCACGATCGTCGTCGTCGGCGTCTACAAGTCCCCGCCGGCCGTGGACCTCCGTGCGGTCAACTTCGCCGAACACCGGCTGATCGGCACCCGGGTGTACGGGCGGGACGACTTCACCGCGGCCATCGGCCTGATCGAGGCGGACGCGCTGGGACTGGGCCGGCTGCCCGTCCGTACCTTCCCGCTCGGTGAATCCGCCGCCGCCTTCGAGGCGGCGGGCCGCGGCGAGGGCAGCGTGAAGGTACTGATCGAACCGGGCCGCGGCACCGCGGACCACCGCCCCCTCGGAAACCGGGACACCGTATGA
- a CDS encoding bifunctional 4-hydroxy-2-oxoglutarate aldolase/2-dehydro-3-deoxy-phosphogluconate aldolase: MATDEFFRHHLAHNPVLGIFRNLGPADTVAMCERAWEFGVELVEVPVQSRDALPSLRAAVAAAEPAGKRVGAGTVTTVGQLTAVHDLGAAFTVAPGFHPEVVAASARLGLPHLPGVATATEIATALAAGLTWLKAFPARQLGPAWIAAHLAPFPTVNFVATGGVDATNAAAFLAAGCRGVAVGSALSDPDALVALRQAVAAR, from the coding sequence ATGGCCACCGATGAGTTCTTCCGGCACCACCTCGCACACAACCCCGTCCTGGGCATCTTCCGCAATCTGGGGCCCGCCGACACGGTCGCGATGTGCGAGCGGGCCTGGGAGTTCGGCGTCGAACTCGTCGAGGTCCCCGTACAGTCCCGCGACGCGCTCCCGTCCCTGCGCGCCGCCGTCGCCGCCGCCGAACCGGCCGGCAAACGCGTCGGCGCCGGTACGGTCACCACGGTCGGGCAACTGACCGCCGTACACGACCTGGGTGCCGCCTTCACGGTGGCACCCGGGTTCCACCCCGAGGTCGTGGCCGCCTCGGCCCGCCTCGGACTGCCCCATCTGCCCGGTGTGGCCACCGCCACCGAGATCGCCACCGCGCTCGCCGCCGGCCTGACCTGGCTCAAGGCGTTCCCCGCCCGGCAGCTGGGCCCCGCGTGGATAGCCGCCCACCTCGCCCCGTTCCCGACGGTCAACTTCGTCGCGACGGGCGGGGTGGACGCCACGAACGCCGCCGCGTTCCTCGCGGCGGGCTGCCGCGGTGTCGCCGTCGGCTCCGCGCTCTCCGACCCGGACGCGCTCGTCGCACTGCGACAGGCGGTCGCCGCGCGCTGA
- a CDS encoding Fpg/Nei family DNA glycosylase has product MPEVPEVEALREFLDGHLVGKEIVRVLPLTVNALKTYDPPLAALEGATVTAVGRHGKYLDLVAGDVPGGALHLAVHLARAGWLRWKDSFPAEPPRPGRNPLALRTVLAGGDGFDLTEAGTAKRLAVHLVRDPAEVPGIARLGPDPLAASFDRTALAGLLAGERRRIKGALRDQRLIAGIGNAYSDEILHAARMSPFKPVANLSEDEITTLYEALRDTLREAVERSRGVAAGRLKAEKRSGLRVHGRTGEACPVCGDTIREVSFSDSSLQYCPTCQTGGRPLADRRMSRLLK; this is encoded by the coding sequence ATGCCGGAAGTACCCGAGGTCGAAGCATTGCGGGAGTTTCTCGACGGCCACCTGGTGGGCAAGGAAATCGTCCGTGTCCTGCCGCTGACGGTCAATGCCCTGAAGACGTACGATCCCCCACTCGCCGCGCTGGAGGGCGCGACCGTGACGGCGGTCGGCCGCCACGGCAAGTATCTCGACCTCGTCGCGGGGGACGTCCCGGGGGGTGCGCTGCACCTGGCGGTCCATCTGGCCCGGGCGGGCTGGCTGCGCTGGAAGGACTCCTTCCCCGCCGAGCCGCCGCGGCCGGGCCGGAACCCGCTGGCCCTGCGGACCGTACTCGCCGGCGGTGACGGCTTCGATCTCACGGAGGCGGGCACCGCCAAGCGTCTCGCCGTCCATCTCGTACGGGACCCGGCCGAGGTCCCCGGGATCGCCCGGCTCGGCCCCGATCCGCTCGCCGCCTCCTTCGACCGGACGGCCCTGGCGGGGCTGCTCGCGGGGGAGCGGCGGCGGATCAAGGGCGCGCTGCGCGATCAGCGGCTGATCGCCGGGATCGGCAACGCGTACAGCGACGAGATCCTGCACGCGGCGCGCATGTCGCCCTTCAAGCCGGTGGCGAACCTCTCCGAGGACGAGATCACCACCCTGTACGAGGCGCTGCGCGACACCCTGCGCGAGGCCGTCGAGCGCTCGCGCGGGGTGGCCGCGGGGCGGCTCAAGGCGGAGAAGCGGAGCGGGCTGCGGGTGCACGGCCGGACGGGTGAGGCGTGTCCGGTCTGCGGCGACACGATCCGGGAGGTGTCCTTCAGCGACTCGTCGCTCCAGTACTGCCCCACCTGCCAGACGGGCGGCCGGCCGCTCGCCGACCGGAGGATGTCCCGGCTGCTCAAGTAG
- a CDS encoding zf-HC2 domain-containing protein: MRTLDLHRDVGAYALGVLDASDAFRFEDHLMVCPQCTLLLADFGGVKAQLDQYARQTPAEVAPYAVASPELLAGLLDRTAAGRRRSRRRRFVLAAAAAVLMVGGPLAVLGAAPSGTSDPGEPGTVKWTASDGTTGTSAVVTTAETDWGTDVGLELVRPGATEVCALVAVGRDGSKETVMTWASHAQDGGRLVTRGGAALRPGEIARFEVRASDGRLVVAIGE, from the coding sequence ATGCGGACCTTGGACCTCCATCGTGATGTCGGCGCCTACGCACTCGGGGTGCTGGACGCCTCGGACGCCTTCCGCTTCGAAGATCATCTGATGGTCTGCCCGCAGTGCACCCTGCTGCTGGCCGACTTCGGTGGAGTGAAGGCGCAGCTCGACCAGTACGCCCGCCAGACCCCGGCAGAGGTGGCGCCCTACGCTGTCGCGAGCCCGGAGCTGCTGGCCGGGCTGCTCGACCGTACGGCCGCCGGCCGGCGCCGGAGCCGCCGACGGCGGTTCGTGCTGGCGGCCGCCGCGGCGGTGCTCATGGTGGGCGGCCCCCTGGCCGTCCTCGGAGCGGCGCCGTCCGGCACGAGCGACCCGGGCGAACCCGGCACCGTCAAGTGGACCGCCTCGGACGGCACCACCGGGACCTCGGCCGTCGTGACGACGGCCGAGACCGACTGGGGCACGGACGTCGGCCTCGAACTCGTCCGCCCCGGCGCCACCGAGGTGTGCGCCCTGGTGGCGGTGGGCCGCGACGGCTCGAAGGAGACCGTCATGACCTGGGCGTCCCACGCGCAGGACGGCGGCCGGCTGGTCACCCGGGGCGGGGCGGCGCTGCGCCCGGGCGAGATCGCCCGCTTCGAGGTACGGGCCTCGGACGGACGGCTGGTGGTGGCCATCGGCGAATGA